A part of Camelus ferus isolate YT-003-E chromosome 6, BCGSAC_Cfer_1.0, whole genome shotgun sequence genomic DNA contains:
- the MAP1A gene encoding LOW QUALITY PROTEIN: microtubule-associated protein 1A (The sequence of the model RefSeq protein was modified relative to this genomic sequence to represent the inferred CDS: deleted 3 bases in 2 codons) — protein sequence METEAGPGRPSGVAMETSPRQGETSPRQGLPSPGSQLDQNPVESLCKAGAAVAAASWDPRKHSLLIVIGDIGTESQLRAVRAHLEQGILSWNIDLSSIDLNQQLRLFITRHLAHFSSEVKGQRTLCHQSEILETIILVNPSADSISSEVHHLLSSPSVHKLLILSGQSLEPGGDLILQSGTYSYQNFAQVLHNPEIAQLLSNRDPGTKAFLTVSCLGEGDWSHLGLSSSQETLHLRLNPEPTLPTMDGVAEFSEYVSETVDVPSPFDLLEPPTSGGFLKLSKPCCYIFPGGRGDSALFAVNGFNILVDGGSDRKSCFWKLVRHLDRIDSVLLTHIGADNLPGINGLLQRKVAELEEEQSQGSSSYSDWVKNLISPELGVVFFNVPDKLRLPDASRKAKRSIEEACLTLQHLNRLGIQAEPLYRVVSNTIEPLTLFHKMGVGRLDMYVLNPVKDSKEMQFLMQKWAGNSKAKTGIVLANGKEAEISVPYLTSITALVVWLPANPTEKIVRVLFPGNAPQNKILEGLEKLRHLDFLRYPVATQKDLATGAVPANLKPSKIKQRADSKESLKATAKTAVSKLAKREEVAEEGAKEARSELAKELAKTEKKVKESSEKPPEKPAKPERLRTESSEALKAEKRKLIKDKVGKKHLKEKVSKLEEKKDKEKKEIKKERKEIKKDEGRKEEKKDAKKEEKRKDTKPEVKKISKPDLKPFTPEVRKTLYKAKAPGRVKVDKSRAARGEKEPSSEPRTPPAQKGAAPLPTVSGHRELALSSPEDLTQDFEELKREEKGLLAEQRDVGLGEKPLPPDAAEEGLPSTAAQGIPSSIPALEPEEPVMKEKEVVPDIPEEQGSKDRGPDSGAETEEEKDTWEEKKPKEAEGLPERTEAREESEPEVKEDVIEKAELEEMEEVHPSDEEEEEETKAEGFYQKHMQEALKVTPRGREALGARELGPQGKAPEKETSSFLSSLATPAGATEHVSYIQDETIPGYSETEQTISDEEIHDEPEERPAPPRFPTGTYDLPGPEGPGPFEASQPADSAVPVTSSKGYGAPETELTYPPNMVAAPLAEEEHVSSATSITECDKLSSFATSVAEDQSVASLTAPQTEETGKSSLLLDTVTSIPSSRTEATQGLDYVPSAGTISPTSSLEEDKGFKSPPYEDFSVTGETEKRGELVGRGLPGERAVEVEEEITKVQTSEKLHSQYGAPMFAAPGHTLQPGEPALGEAEERCLSPDDSTVKMASPPPSGPPSATHTPFHQSPVEEKSEPQDFQEADSWGDTKRTPGVGKEDTAEETVKPGPEEGRLEEEGKMPPPRSPQAQESPIGIAAGPAGCTIQLLPEQDKAIVFETVEAGGPIGPVLETEALPRDLRTPLKETGEPQKDEVLQFPDQGLSPEEAESFSVLSVVSTDTANQEATPRSPRGLTEQHLHKDIWPQLSPEDTRSLSLSEESPSKETSLDISSKQLSPESLGTLQFGEPCLGREEKGPLMQAEDASHHLAPVSIPEPRAATVSPPTDGTTGYSAQADITDESPDRKLPARSFSPSPLLGDGEHSPGASTSPAEHILTPESSLTKSPESLPSPAMEDIAMECEGKVPELKDRTPEQKEKGPELMDKVLEQKDKTLEHKDVVIEQKDTAIGWKDEALEEENKVVQQQDKALEQKGRDLEQRDTTLEQKDKALEPKDRDLEPKDKAQEQENKVPEEKDETLEQKVRGFEHKDKAPEDEVHELKGKALEQTDEAPEQHKALEQKDEALEKKDEALEKKDEALEKKGEALEKKGEALEKKGEALAEKDQALEQKYWALGQKDEAPEQNIKAAEQKDKALEEKDKTQEQESPMQEDKPVTLEEKILEEKSPEKVRAVEQKEEALLEKTKALGLEESPVRQDEASEQEEKYWKEQSVVQEWRETSPSRGEPAGEQKEPARTWEDTSPEQEDRYWRGREDAVLEQDTYWRELSCERKVWFPHELGGQGARPRYTEERESTFLDEGPDDEQEVPPLEHTPQSPWASDFKGFQETSPQKGLEVERWLAESPVGLPPEEEDKLTRSPFEIISPPASPPEMVGQRVPSAPGQESPIPEPKPMPPMRNEPTTPSWLADIPPWVPKDRPLPPAPTSPAPAPPTPAPEPHTPAPFSWGTAEYDSVVAAVQEGAAELEGGPYSPLGKDYRKAEGEREEEGGVGTPDSSPRDTSPRSSKVPEASESHATKEPEQTEPEQREPTPYPDERSFQYADIYEQMMLTGLGPACPTREPPLGAAGDWPPRVSAKEEAAGRNTSAEKELSSPVSPHRLQFDTPTFSYAALAGPAIPPRQEPEPGPSVEPSLTPPAVPPRAPISRTKGPSPPPNGNNLSCSPDRRTPSPKESGRGHWDDSTSDSELEKGAREQPEKEAQSPSPPHPTPAGPSTLWPESEGYTSPSSDAHLGPARPSLDFPASAFGFSSLQPAPPQLPSPAEPRSAPCGSLAFSRDRALALAPGPPTRARHDEYLEVTKAPSLDSSLPQLPSPSSPGAPLLSSLPRPASPALSEGSSSEATTPVISSVAERFPPGLEAAEQGSAALVPGMEPAAHSLWDLTPLSPAPPASLDLAPAPALSLPGDMDDGTLPCRLECSGAATKKPSPLQGPSGDCATNGPTETSSRPPGPAPTKAEKEEAEACPAWERGAWPEGAERSSRPDTLLCPEQPLCPGGAPGGQPRSVSPEIEAGPQGCATEPRPHRGELSPSFLNPPLPQATDDSDLSTEGARLVGRGGRRRAGPPGATGGPCPVADETPPTSASDSGSSQSDSDVPPETEECPSITAEAALDSDEDGDFLPVDKAGGVSGTHHPRPGHDPPPIPQPDPRPSPPRPDVCMVDPEVLSSESGRVERLREKEKAQGRLGRRAPGRAKPASPARRLDLRGKRSPTPGKGPADRASRVPPRPRSTPSQVTPAEEKDGHSPVSKGLVNGLKAGPTALGSKGGSGLPIYVDLAYIPNHCSGKTADLDFFRRVRASYYVVSGNDPANGEPSRAVLDSLLEGKAQWGENLQVTLIPTHDTEVTREWYQQTHEQQQQLNVLVLASSSTVVMQDESFPACKIEF from the exons ATGGAGACCGAGGCTGGGCCGGGGCGGCCTAGCGGCGTTGCCATGGAGACAAGTCCCCGGCAAGGGGAGACAAGTCCCCGGCAAGGGCTCCCAAGCCCCGGCTCTCAGCTAGATCAGAACCCCGTGGAGTCTCTGTGCAAGGCCGGAGCCGCGGTGGCGGCGGCAAGCTGGGACCCAAGGAAACACTCTTTGCTCATCGTGATCGGCGACATCGGTACAGAAAGTCAACTGAGGGCCGTGCGGGCCCACCTTGAACAAG GGATTCTCTCCTGGAACATTGACTTATCATCCATTGACTTGAACCAACAATTGAGACTCTTCATTACCCGGCACCTAGCTCACTTCTCCTCAGAGGTCAAAG GCCAGAGGACCCTCTGCCACCAGAGTGAGATCCTAGAGACCATCATCCTGGTAAACCCCAGTGCCGACAGCATCAGCTCTGAG GTTCACCACCTCCTTAGCAGCCCATCAGTTCACAAACTCCTGATCTTGAGTGGGCAAAGTTTAGAGCCTGGGGGCGACCTCATCCTCCAGAGTGGCACCTACTCCTATCAAAACTTTGCCCAGGTCCTTCACAACCCAGAG ATTGCCCAGTTACTCAGCAATAGAGACCCTGGGACCAAGGCCTTCCTCACCGTGTCCTGCTTAGGGGAAGGTGATTGGAGCCACCTGGGACTATCCAGTTCCCAAGAGACCCTGCATCTCCGGCTAAACCCCGAGCCCACGCTGCCCACCATGGATGGCGTGGCTGAGTTCTCCGAGTACGTCTCTGAGACCGTAGATGTGCCATCACCA TTTGACCTGCTGGAGCCCCCCACCTCGGGGGGCTTCCTCAAGCTCTCCAAGCCTTGCTGCTACATCTTCCCTGGTGGCCGCGGGGATTCTGCCCTCTTCGCTGTTAACGGTTTCAACATCTTGGTGGATGGTGGCTCTGATCGCAAATCCTGCTTCTGGAAGCTGGTGCGGCACCTGGACCGCATCGACTCAGTGCTGCTCACACACATCGGGGCAGACAACCTGCCAGGCATCAACGGACTCCTGCAGCGCAAAGTGGCAGAACTGGAGGAGGAGCAGTCCCAGGGCTCTAGCAGCTACAGCGACTGGGTGAAGAACCTCATCTCCCCCGAGCTGGGAGTCGTCTTCTTCAACGTGCCCGATAAGCTGCGGCTGCCTGATGCCTCGCGGAAGGCCAAGCGCAGCATTGAGGAGGCCTGCCTCACTCTGCAGCACCTAAACCGCCTGGGCATCCAGGCCGAGCCTCTGTACCGTGTGGTCAGCAACACCATCGAGCCACTGACCCTCTTCCACAAGATGGGTGTGGGCCGGCTGGACATGTATGTCCTCAACCCTGTCAAGGACAGCAAGGAGATGCAGTTCCTCATGCAGAAGTGGGCAGGCAACAGCAAAGCTAAGACAGGCATTGTGCTGGCTAATGGGAAGGAGGCTGAGATCTCGGTGCCCTACCTGACCTCTATCACTGCTCTGGTGGTCTGGCTACCAGCCAACCCCACCGAGAAGATCGTGCGTGTGCTTTTTCCAGGAAACGCTCCCCAGAACAAGATCTTGGAGGGCCTGGAAAAGCTCCGACACCTGGATTTCCTGCGCTACCCTGTGGCCACGCAGAAGGACCTGGCCACTGGGGCTGTGCCTGCCAACCTCAAACCCAGCAAAATCAAACAGCGGGCGGATAGCAAGGAGAGCCTCAAGGCCACAGCCAAGACAGCCGTGAGCAAGCTGGCCAAAAGGGAGGAGGTGGCCGAGGAGGGAGCCAAGGAGGCCCGCTCAGAATTGGCCAAGGAGTTagccaagacagagaaaaaggtgAAAGAGTCATCTGAGAAGCCCCCAGAGAAGCCTGCCAAGCCTGAGAGGCTGAGGACAGAGTCGAGTGAGGCACTGAAGGCGGAGAAACGAAAGCTGATCAAAGACAAGGTGGGGAAGAAGCATCTGAAAGAGAAGGTATCAAagctggaagagaagaaagacaaagagaaaaaagagatcaaaaaggagaggaaggagatcaagaaggatgaaggaaggaaggaggagaagaaggatgccaagaaggaggagaagaggaaagataCCAAACCTGAGGTCAAAAAGATTTCCAAGCCAGACCTGAAGCCCTTTACCCCTGAGGTGCGGAAGACCCTCTACAAAGCCAAGGCCCCTGGCAGAGTCAAGGTGGACAAGAGCCGGGCTGCCCGTGGGGAGAAGGAGCCATCCTCTGAGCCCCGGACCCCCCCAGCCCAGAAGGGGGCTGCACCACTCCCGACAGTCAGTGGACACAGGGAGCTGGCCCTGTCATCACCAGAGGACCTCACACAGGACTTCGAGGAGTTGAAGCGTGAGGAGAAGGGGCTGCTGGCTGAACAAAGGGACGTGGGACTCGGCGAGAAACCACTCCCCCCAGACGCTGCAGAGGAGGGACTCCCAAGCACAGCTGCCCAAGGGATACCATCCTCCATCCCAGCGCTGGAACCAGAAGAGCCtgtgatgaaagagaaagaggttGTCCCAGACATCCCTGAGGAACAAGGCAGCAAGGACAGAGGTCCAGACTCGGGGGCtgaaacagaggaagagaaagataccTGGGAGGAAAAGAAGCCAAAGGAAGCAGAGGGACTCCCTGAGAGAACAGAAGCCAGAGAGGAAAGTGAACCTGAGGTAAAGGAGGATGTGATAGAGAAGGCTGAGTTAGAAGAAATGGAGGAGGTGCACCCTtcagatgaggaggaagaggaagagacaaagGCTGAGGGTTTTTACCAAAAACATATGCAAGAAGCCTTGAAGGTAACTCCAAGGGGCAGGGAGGCTCTCGGGGCCCGGGAACTGGGACCCCAAGGCAAAGCCCCTGAGAAGGAGACCTCATCATTCCTAAGCAGCCTGGCCACCCCTGCAGGAGCCACTGAGCACGTCTCTTACATCCAGGACGAGACAATTCCTGGCTACTCAGAGACTGAGCAGACCATCTCAGATGAGGAGATCCATGATGAGCCGGAGGAGCGCCCAGCTCCACCTAGATTCCCTACAGGTACATATGACCTCCCTGGGCCTGAAGGTCCTGGCCCCTTTGAGGCTAGCCAGCCTGCAGACAGTGCTGTTCCCGTCACTTCCAGCAAAGGCTATGGAGCGCCAGAGACTGAACTCACCTACCCCCCTAACATGGTGGCCGCCCCTTTGGCTGAAGAGGAGCACGTGTCCTCAGCCACCTCAATCACCGAGTGTGACAAGCTTTCTTCCTTCGCCACATCCGTGGCTGAGGACCAGTCCGTGGCTTCACTCACAGCTCCCCAGACAGAGGAGACAGGCAAGAGCTCCCTACTGCTTGACACGGTCACGAGCATCCCCTCATCCCGCACTGAAGCCACTCAGGGCTTGGACTACGTGCCATCAGCTGGTACCATCTCACCCACTTCCTCACTGGAAGAAGACAAGGGTTTCAAATCACCACCCTATGAGGATTTCTCTGTgactggggagacagagaagagaggagagcttGTAGGAAGAGGCTTGCCTGGAGAGAGAGCCGTGGAAGTGGAAGAGGAGATCACAAAGGTACAGACGTCTGAGAAACTTCACAGTCAATATGGAGCCCCGATGTTCGCTGCCCCTGGGCACACCCTACAACCAGGGGAACCAGCCCTTGGAGAAGCGGAGGAGCGCTGCCTCAGCCCAGATGACAGCACAGTGAAGATGGCCTCTCCCCCACCATCTGGCCCACCCAGTGCCACCCACACACCTTTTCATCAGTCCCCAGTGGAAGAAAAGTCTGAGCCCCAAGACTTTCAGGAAGCAGACTCCTGGGGAGATACTAAGCGTACACCAGGAGTGGGTAAGGAAGATACTGCAGAGGAGACAGTCAAGCCAGGACCTGAAGAGGGAAGactagaggaggaaggaaagatgcctcctcccaggagcccccaggCCCAGGAATCACCCATCGGCATTGCTGCGGGACCTGCAGGCTGCACCATCCAACTGCTGCCAGAACAGGACAAAGCAATAGTCTTTGAGActgtggaggcaggagggccCATAGGCCCAGTTCTGGAAACAGAGGCCCTTCCCAGAGACTTAAGAACACCACTCAAAGAAACTGGTGAGCCTCAGAAAGATGAGGTGCTCCAGTTTCCTGACCAAGGGCTCTCCCCTGAAGAGGCAGAGTCCTTCTCTGTCCTCAGCGTGGTCTCCACAGACACTGCCAACCAAGAAGCCACCCCCAGGTCTCCCCGTGGCCTGACGGAGCAGCACCTACACAAAGACATTTGGCCGCAGTTATCTCCAGAAGACACCCGGTCACTTTCTCTCTCAGAAGAGAGTCCCAGCAAGGAGACCTCTCTGGATATCTCTTCTAAGCAGCTGTCTCCAGAAAGCCTTGGCACCCTCCAGTTTGGGGAACCATGccttggaagggaagaaaaagggccTCTGATGCAGGCTGAGGACGCCTCTCACCACCTAGCCCCTGTGTCTATTCCAGAACCCCGTGCAGCCACAGTATCGCCTCCCACAGATGGGACCACTGGGTACTCTGCACAGGCAGACATCACAGATGAGAGCCCTGATAGAAAATTACCTGCCAggtccttctctccctctcccctgttAGGAGATGGGGAGCACTCACCCGGAGCGAGCACAAGCCCTGCAGAACACATTCTGACACCCGAGAGCTCCCTAACCAAGAGTCCTGAGTCTTTGCCAAGCCCTGCCATGGAGGATATCGCCATGGAGTGTGAAGGTAAAGTTCCAGAGTTGAAAGACAGAACCCCAGAGCAGAAGGAGAAGGGACCTGAGCTAATGGATAAAGTCCTAGAGCAGAAGGACAAAACTCTGGAGCATAAAGATGTTGTCATTGAACAAAAGGATACAGCCATTGGTTGGAAAGATGAGGCTCTGGAAGAAGAGAACAAGGTTGTG CAACAGCAGGACAAGGCtttagaacaaaaaggcagagactTAGAACAAAGGGACACAACCCTAGAACAGAAGGACAAAGCCCTGGAACCAAAAGACAGAGACTTAGAACCAAAAGATAAGGCCCAGGAACAGGAGAACAAGGTCccagaagagaaagatgaaactTTAGAACAAAAAGTCAGAGGCTTTGAACATAAAGACAAGGCTCCAGAGGACGAAGTCCATGAACTGAAGGGCAAGGCCTTAGAACAGACAGATGAAGCCCCTGAGCAGCACAAGGCCCTGGAACAGAAGGATGAGGCCTTGGAAAAGAAGGATGAGGCCTTGGAAAAGAAGGATGAGGCCTTGGAAAAGAAGGGTGAGGCCTTGGAAAAGAAGGGTGAGGCCTTGGAAAAGAAGGGTGAGGCCTTGGCAGAGAAGGATCAGGCCTTAGAACAAAAATACTGGGCCCTAGGACAGAAGGATGAAGCCCCTGAGCAAAACATTAAGGCTGCTGAACAGAAAGATAAGGCTCTGGAAGAGAAGGACAAAACTCAGGAGCAGGAGAGCCCCATGCAGGAGGATAAACCTGTGACACTGGAAGAGAAGATTCTAGAGGAAAAATCTCCAGAAAAAGTCAGGGCTGTCGAACAGAAGGAAGAAGCTCTGCTGGAGAAGACCAAAGCTCTGGGGCTGGAAGAGAGCCCAGTGCGGCAGGACGAGGCCAGTGAGCAAGAAGAAAAGTACTGGAAGGAGCAGAGTGTGGTCCAGGAGTGGCGAGAAACATCTCCATCCAGAGGGGAGCCTGCTGGAGAGCAGAAAGAGCCTGCCCGGACATGGGAGGACACATCTCCCGAGCAGGAGGACAGGTactggaggggcagagaggatgcGGTCCTAGAGCAGGACACATACTGGAGGGAGCTGAGCTGTGAGCGGAAGGTCTGGTTCCCCCATGAGCTGGGTGGCCAGGGCGCCCGGCCACGGTACACAGAAGAGAGGGAGAGCACTTTCCTCGATGAGGGGCCGGATGATGAGCAAGAAGTGCCCCCCTTGGAGCATACGCCCCAGAGCCCCTGGGCCTCAGACTTCAAGGGCTTCCAGGAGACTTCACCACagaaggggctggaggtggagcgCTGGCTTGCTGAGTCACCAGTTGGGCTGCCCCCAGAGGAAGAAGACAAGCTGACTCGCTCCCCTTTTGAGATcatctctcctccagcctccccacctgAGATGGTTGGACAGAGGGTCCCATCAGCCCCAGGACAAGAGAGCCCTATCCCAGAGCCTAAGCCCATGCCACCCATGAGGAATGAACCCACCACCCCCTCCTGGCTGGCTGACATCCCACCCTGGGTGCCCAAGGAcagacccctgccccctgcacccacctccccagccccagctcctccaacGCCTGCCCCAGAGCCGCACACTCCTGCGCCCTTCTCTTGGGGCACAGCTGAGTATGACAGTGTGGTAGCTGCAGTGCAGGAGGGGGCAGCTGAGTTGGAAGGCGGGCCATACTCCCCGCTAGGGAAAGACTACCGcaaggctgaaggggaaagggaagaagaaggtGGGGTTGGGACTCCCGACAGCAGCCCCCGCGACACCAGCCCCCGCAGCTCAAAGGTCCCAGAGGCCAGCGAGAGTCATGCCACCAAGGAGCCAGAGCAGACCGAGCCAGAGCAGAGAGAGCCCACTCCCTATCCTGACGAGAGAAGCTTTCAATACGCAGACATCTATGAGCAGATGATGCTCACTGGGCTGGGCCCTGCATGCCCCACTAGGGAGCCTCCGCTTGGAGCAGCTGGGGATTGGCCCCCACGCGTCTCAGCCAAAGAGGAGGCTGCCGGCCGAAACACATCTGCAGAGAAGGAGCTTTCGTCTCCTGTCTCACCCCATCGCCTCCAATTTGACACTCCAACCTTCAGCTATGCAGCTCTGGCAGGACCCGCCATACCCCCAAGGCAAGAACCTGAACCAGGTCCAAGTGTGGAGCCCAGCCTCACCCCACCTGCAGTGCCCCCTCGTGCTCCTATCTCCCGGACCAAAGGCCCAAGCCCCCCTCCTAACGGTAACAACCTGAGCTGTAGCCCGGATAGGAGAACCCCATCCCCCAAGGAATCAGGCCGGGGTCACTGGGATGACAGCACTAGTGACTCGGAGCTGGAGAAGGGGGCTCGGGAGCAGCCAGAGAAAGAGGCCCAGTCCCCaagcccccctcaccccacccctgcagggcCCTCCACATTGTGGCCTGAAAGTGAGGGATATACTAGCCCTTCCTCAGATGCACACCTGGGCCCTGCCCGACCCAGCCTGGACTTCCCTGCTTCAGCCTTTGGCTTCTCCTCGTTGCAGCCCGCCCCTCCACAGCTGCCCTCTCCAGCTGAACCCCGCTCGGCACCTTGTGGGTCCCTTGCCTTCTCTAGGGACCGAGCTTTggctctggccccagggccccccaCCAGAGCCCGGCACGATGAGTACCTAGAAGTAACCAAGGCCCCCAGCCTGGACTCCTCGCTGCCTCAGCTGCCATCGCCCAGCTCTCCTggggcccctctcctctccagtctGCCACGACCTGCCTCGCCAGCCCTGTCTGAAGGCTCCTCCTCTGAGGCCACTACACCTGTGATTTCCAGTGTGGCTGAGCGCTTCCCTCCCGGCCTGGAGGCTGCAGAACAAGGGTCTGCAGCACTGGTCCCAGGAATGGAGCCAGCTGCCCACAGCCTCTGGGACCTCACTCCTCTGAGCCCAGCACCTCCAGCTTCACTGGACTTGGCCCCAGCTCCGGCTCTCAGCCTGCCTGGAGACATGGATGATGGCACTCTGCCCTGCCGCCTAGAGTGCTCAGGGGCTGCCACCAAGAAGCCAAGCCCCTTGCAGGGTCCCTCCGGGGACTGTGCCACCAATGGCCCAACTGAAACCAgctccaggcccccaggccctgccccaacCAAGGCTGAGAAAGAAGAGGCTGAGGCCTGCCCCGCCTGGGAACGGGGGGCCTGGCCTGAGGGAGCTGAGAGGAGCTCCAGGCCTGATACCCTGCTGTGCCCTGAGCAGCCACTGTGCCCTGGAGGGGCCCCTGGAGGCCAACCTAGAAGCGTCTCCCCTGAGATTGAGGCTGGGCCCCAGGGATGTGCTACCGAGCCCCGGCCGCATCGTGGGGagctttccccttccttcctgaacCCACCTCTGCCTCAAGCCACAGATGACAGTGACCTCTCAACCGAGGGAGCTCGGCTGGTAGGGAGAGGGGGGCGGCGCCgggctgggcccccaggggcCACAGGGGGCCCATGCCCCGTGGCAGATGAGACACCCCCAACGTCAGCCAGCGACTCCGGCTCCTCACAGTCAGATTCTGACGTTCCACCAGAGACTGAGGAGTGTCCATCCATCACAGCTGAGGCAGCCCTAGACTCAGATGAAGATGGAGACTTCCTGCCTGTGGACAAAGCTGGTGGGGTCAGTGGAACTCACCATCCCAGGCCTGGCCATGACCCACCCCCTATCCCCCAGCCAGACCCCCGCCCATCCCCTCCCCGCCCTGATGTGTGCATGGTTGACCCCGAGGTGCTCAGCTCAGAGTCTGGAAGGGTAGAGAGGCTACGGGAGAAAGAGAAGGCACAGGGGAGACTAGGCCgcagggccccaggcagggccaaGCCAGCATCTCCTGCCCGGCGCCTGGATCTTCGGGGAAAACGCTCACCCACCCCTGGTAAAGGGCCTGCAGATCGAGCATCCCGGGTGCCACCCCGACCACGCAGCACTCCAAGCCAGGTCACCCCAGCAGAGGAAAAGGATGGACACAGCCCCGTGTCCAAAGGCCTAGTCAACGGACTCAAGGCAGGACCGA CGGCCTTGGGTTCCAAGGGCGGCTCTGGCCTCCCTATATATGTGGATCTCGCCTACATCCCGAATCACTGCAGTGGCAAGACTGCTGATCTTGACTTCTTCCGAAGAGTGCGTGCCTCCTACTATGTGGTCAGTGGGAATGACCCTGCCAACGGCGAGCCAAGCCGGGCTGTGCTGGATTCCCTGCTGGAGGGCAAGGCCCAGTGGGGGGAGAATCTTCAG GTGACCCTGATCCCTACTCATGACACGGAGGTGACTCGTGAGTGGTACCAGCAAACGCATGAGCAGCAGCAACAATTGAACGTTCTGGTCCTGGCTAGCAGTAGCACCGTGGTCATGCAGGATGAATCCTTCCCAGCCTGCAAGATTGAGTTCTGA